The following proteins come from a genomic window of Polyangiaceae bacterium:
- a CDS encoding serine/threonine protein kinase: MTSEDDTVVDGTPLRPDDEDSSDLIATSRLKRSLPPLATGPTAASAGTARTTESVLLLRNEEAARTVALMRLVAPVTAMAIAALWLSDRTDGRVLCTAVFGVTLVVTLWLLARFRDPSRFDVGLAVLQGMLCVAAILVAAMFVGIFSPVIMAACIGIYFFGQSDSEWAGWAIYLACGLGYGALCLAALLEVVPLNNAVVAIETPYFRGLWVLSVMIQVVLALTFWMAQKTRRATREAFERLDRAARQIRQREALLNEVRAELDNAQAARLGRYSGRTVGNYLVDEVIGRGAMGEVYQARDLTKDQLVALKFLHPMALEDSAILQRFFREAEAAGAIRSSHVVRVLATGTAEDGAPFIAMERLDGVDLSERLRDKKRLSVKEVIGIVHDVAEALMAADAAGIVHRDLKPQNVFRAEEGRRRTWKVLDFGVSKVRESAATLTQGNAIGTPSYMAPEQAMGKDVDHRADVFALGVIAYRALTGRPAFTAPDSVTTLYNVVHTQPAKPGDLAKMDPDVERALCLVLAKDPERRFRSATMFAAALADAAVGRLDDRLREHADRLIREQPWGREIR; the protein is encoded by the coding sequence ATGACCAGCGAAGACGACACCGTCGTAGACGGAACTCCGCTCCGCCCCGACGACGAGGATTCCAGCGACCTGATCGCGACCTCGCGCCTGAAGCGCTCTCTGCCGCCGCTGGCCACGGGGCCTACGGCGGCCAGCGCGGGAACGGCGCGCACCACGGAAAGTGTCCTCTTGCTCCGCAACGAGGAGGCAGCGCGGACGGTGGCGCTGATGCGTCTGGTGGCTCCCGTCACCGCCATGGCGATCGCAGCGCTGTGGCTGAGTGATCGCACGGACGGTCGCGTTCTGTGCACCGCCGTGTTCGGCGTGACGCTGGTAGTGACGTTGTGGCTGCTGGCGCGCTTTCGAGATCCCTCGCGCTTCGACGTGGGCTTGGCCGTGCTGCAGGGAATGCTGTGCGTTGCGGCCATCTTGGTTGCGGCCATGTTCGTCGGTATCTTTTCCCCGGTGATCATGGCGGCTTGCATTGGCATCTACTTCTTCGGCCAGAGCGACTCGGAGTGGGCGGGGTGGGCGATCTACCTGGCCTGCGGGCTGGGTTACGGTGCGCTGTGCTTGGCGGCCTTGCTGGAAGTGGTGCCCTTGAACAACGCCGTCGTGGCCATCGAGACGCCGTACTTCCGCGGCCTGTGGGTCCTTTCGGTCATGATTCAGGTCGTGCTCGCGCTGACCTTCTGGATGGCGCAAAAGACCCGACGAGCAACCCGGGAAGCCTTCGAACGCCTGGACCGTGCAGCGCGGCAAATCCGACAACGAGAAGCGTTGCTCAACGAGGTGCGGGCCGAGCTCGACAACGCGCAGGCCGCGCGCTTGGGCCGCTACAGCGGGCGCACCGTGGGGAACTACCTGGTCGACGAAGTGATCGGTCGCGGCGCCATGGGCGAGGTGTACCAAGCACGGGACCTGACCAAGGACCAGCTGGTGGCGCTGAAGTTCCTCCACCCGATGGCGCTGGAAGATTCGGCGATCTTGCAGCGCTTCTTCCGGGAAGCCGAAGCGGCCGGTGCGATACGTTCGAGCCACGTCGTGCGCGTGCTCGCCACCGGGACCGCGGAAGACGGCGCGCCGTTCATAGCGATGGAGCGATTGGACGGCGTGGATCTCTCGGAGCGCCTGCGCGACAAGAAGCGCCTGTCGGTGAAGGAAGTCATTGGCATCGTGCACGACGTCGCCGAAGCTCTGATGGCTGCGGACGCCGCGGGCATCGTGCATCGGGACCTGAAGCCGCAGAACGTGTTCCGAGCCGAAGAAGGCCGGCGCAGGACCTGGAAGGTGCTCGACTTCGGTGTCTCGAAGGTGCGGGAGTCGGCTGCCACCTTGACCCAGGGCAACGCCATCGGAACGCCCAGCTACATGGCGCCGGAGCAAGCCATGGGAAAGGACGTGGACCACCGTGCGGACGTGTTCGCCCTCGGCGTCATCGCCTATCGCGCGCTGACGGGGCGTCCCGCGTTCACGGCGCCGGACAGCGTCACTACGCTGTACAACGTGGTGCACACCCAGCCTGCCAAGCCCGGGGACCTCGCGAAGATGGACCCGGACGTGGAGCGCGCGCTGTGCTTGGTGTTGGCCAAGGATCCGGAGCGACGTTTCCGGAGCGCGACGATGTTTGCCGCCGCGCTCGCGGACGCCGCGGTCGGGCGCCTCGACGATCGGCTGCGGGAGCACGCCGACAGGCTGATTCGCGAACAGCCCTGGGGTCGCGAAATCCGTTAG